From the genome of Candidatus Electrothrix communis, one region includes:
- the hflC gene encoding protease modulator HflC, which yields MKQAIQILTLVLIAAVIATVWDGFYILREGKQAVITQFGAPVGKSETTAGLKFKVPFIQHVRYFEKRILIWDGDPNQIATNDKTFIFMDNTARWRITDSLLFLQAVGTEMRAQTLLDDIINGAVRDLVNQNDLIEIIRSSDWNKDYSFARSREEEMNRAPQKGRDKISEMVLQQASKDTQKYGIELIDVMFKRVNYIQSVREKVYSRMISERKRIAAEKRSLGEGRKAEILGKVDRELKEITSEAKREATEIRGAADAEATKLYGESYNKNVEFYFFQKSLESYRNIIGANTSLILSPKSELLQYLESTGVR from the coding sequence ATGAAACAGGCAATACAAATACTCACTCTCGTGCTCATAGCCGCTGTTATCGCTACGGTCTGGGATGGGTTTTATATCCTTCGGGAAGGTAAACAGGCGGTTATTACCCAATTTGGTGCTCCGGTGGGCAAATCAGAAACCACTGCCGGTTTGAAATTCAAGGTTCCGTTTATCCAGCATGTGCGTTATTTTGAAAAACGTATTCTGATTTGGGACGGAGATCCTAATCAGATTGCCACCAATGACAAGACCTTTATCTTTATGGATAATACGGCGCGCTGGCGGATTACTGATTCTCTCCTTTTCCTTCAGGCTGTAGGAACTGAAATGCGTGCCCAGACCCTGCTTGACGATATTATCAACGGTGCGGTCCGAGACTTGGTTAACCAGAATGACCTGATTGAAATTATTCGTTCTTCGGATTGGAATAAAGACTACAGCTTTGCCCGTTCCAGGGAGGAGGAAATGAACAGGGCTCCCCAAAAAGGGCGTGACAAGATCAGTGAGATGGTCCTGCAACAGGCCTCCAAGGACACCCAGAAGTATGGCATTGAGCTAATTGATGTCATGTTTAAACGGGTCAATTATATCCAGAGCGTTCGAGAAAAAGTGTACAGCCGGATGATCTCGGAGCGCAAGAGAATTGCGGCGGAAAAACGATCGCTGGGTGAGGGACGCAAGGCCGAGATTCTCGGTAAGGTGGATCGTGAACTCAAGGAGATCACCTCGGAGGCCAAACGAGAGGCCACTGAGATTCGTGGTGCAGCAGATGCTGAGGCAACCAAGCTGTACGGTGAGTCGTACAATAAGAATGTGGAATTTTATTTTTTCCAGAAAAGCCTGGAGAGTTACCGCAATATCATCGGGGCCAATACCTCGCTGATCCTTTCACCTAAATCTGAGTTGTTGCAGTATCTGGAATCGACTGGGGTGCGGTAA